The genomic DNA CACTCTCCAATCCCCTCACTATCTAAAAAGAGCTAAGACCAGGCCCCAAGGGCTCAGGCCTGCTGCCCCCTTTCTAGGAGAAAGGGCAGAGTCCCAGCTCCAGTTAGGCTCTCCATCCCCCTTCGTATCTTCTCCCCAGCAGAAAAAGTAAAGCTTAATTCAAGTTtccaaacaaaaatttattctttcttttttatttattttttctagaaaaagtaCCAGGTacaattttttcctgtttttctcattttgttttgttttttcaagtttCAGCAAATGCTTGTTcccctcagcccagccccaggagTCAGGACTGAGGCTGGGTCAGAGTCTGGAGTGGGAATGGGGTAGTTGGGAAACACATGACTGAGTTTGAGGGGCGCCCCTCACCCCAGCTGAGGTAGGTGGGTCAGAGTCTGGCCAGGTGAGAGGAGGGACCCAGTCCTTGGCCCTGACTCTGCCCCCTGGACACCTTCCTCAGTCAGGACCCCAAAGCAAGGAGACACAGGCAAGAGGAAAGGGACAACTGGAGTCTGGAGCCCTAGGTAAGGGGTGGCTAACcctgtgtgtatatgcatgcacgctttctctctcacacagacATACCACACAAACACAagcttgtgcacacacacatacacataagtTGGCTTTCAGAGATGGGTCAGAAGGTAGGGAAAGTGAAGGGACTGCGGAAGgacaggggaaactgagtcttTGGCTAGTGACTCAGTCCCTCTGGAATAACCCCTCTGCCCTCAGCTGAGGGAGAGCAGTTCTCCTCCCGCCCCATCATATGCCTTTTCAACTCCTGAGGTTGGAGCAATATCTGAGagtgggaaaggaggagaggTGATGCCAATTATCAGGTTTGGGAGGTTACCAAGGCAATCCaatttgaataaattataaattaaaaataaataaaataataagtggtCCCTGCCCAGGACAGGGAGGCAATGCTGGCATGACTTGCCTGGGAACTTGGGACAACCTCAGGGTAGCTCCGGTTCCTCCTACCTAAGCTGGCCTGGGAAACCCAAGGGAAGGGACAGGCACATAGAGTACCCGGAGTAGGGCAGGGTATAGTAAGGATCAGAAGCTTTAAACACCCAAATAGTCAATTTGGGCATGAGCATGGCTAGGGCTTTAATTCAAGCCTGAAAGGTCTCTTGCCATCTCTCCACATTTGTACTCTGTCCAGGATGGAGCAGGATGGGCAGGTTGTTGGCCCACGTGGGTTCAGAGTGCTGGCAATCAGGGCAAAGGTGAATAACGTGGATTGTGAGGGGCCTCAGTCACAGCCTGCAGTTCGTAGGGAAGCCCTGTGTCCAGCTCCAGGCTCCGGCGGGAAAAAAGCAGGCGGATATCTCCATGCAGGCTTAAGCGGCCTGAGCGGGAGCTTCGGAACCTGGAGGAAAACAGTGTGATCACACTAAGAATCCAGACAGTAGAGAAGCAAAGAGAGATCCTATTCAGGGAAGGGACACCTGGGCCTCCCTACTTGTCCCTGGGCCTTGTCCTCACCTGAGGTGCAGCAAGTAGCAGAGGAGGCGGCGGGTGGGGCTAGCATTCCCCTCCTCACCCACAGGCACCAAAAAGAGGCGATGGCGCAAGAAGGTCATGTGGGCAGCAGGCATGTCCGAGAAGTCAAAGGTCACAAGGAACATCTTCACCACAGTCTGGTTGGGGTTAAATAAGGTCTGGGGGCAGGACACTCAAGGTTGGTAGGGCCTGGGGGctatttccctctctccccactcccactccctCAGGGCAAACTCACCACTTGGATGGTGCCCACTTTGGGCACGCTGTAACCCTTCCTCCCCAGGGGGTTCAGGTCCACGACGCCCTGGGAAGGCCATGGAGCCATCAGCCAAGGTGGGGACTAGGAAAGCCCTCAGCCCTGAATATTCTTCCCTATCCACAATCTCTCATTCTaaacctgcccctgccccacactAGAGTTCTCCCCACCTGACCCTGACTCACTCCTAGGTGAGGAATAAGAACTACCTCTTgccccctgcccactgcccccaACCCCTCATCCTCCTGATGAGCTCACTTTGAACTTGGGATCAGGTCATACCAGGAAGGGGGCCGGGGCATTTTGCTCAGAAACATCAAAAAAGGTGACAGTGACAGGCAGCGTGACATGCTGGGGGCAGTAGGACCCACTAGCTCCAATCTCTGCTGTGAAGCCCTCAATGTGGCCAGATGGTGCAAAGCGTCCTCGCAGCAATGATTCCTGGGGTTAGGGTGGGGAAAACATGTCATGAGAGAAAGGGTAATTCTTTTCCTTATCCACCTAAGCCACATTCCACCATCCCACTTCTCCCAGGACCTCCCAATCACAGAGTCCAAGGGAAGGTACCTCAAAGTTGCCCAGCAGGGTACGGCTGACAGCACGGGTAGGAACGGGGGAGGCACTGGGGAGGCTCAGCAGGCCTGGTCCCTTCCGGAGGCTTCGAAGGGAGCTCCTGGTAGGGGAGGGGACACAGTAGGTTGGTGTGAGGTTTTCTGGGATTCCTGTTCATGTTCTTGGACCCCACCCTTTGCTATACCTAGAGCTCCTGCCCTGGGGTCCCCCACTCTGGTGTTGGAAAGAGGATTACAGACTTCTGCACCCATTCTCAGAGACAGGGTAGAGGAAAAAGCTGGTCACTTACAGCTTCAGGCGACGGGCACCTTTCAGCCTCCGCCCCATGGGACTGCAGTCTGTTGGGTCCTGTAGAGAGGAAAGATTGGGAAAACAGATTGAGTCAAGGCCAGGTATATTTTGGGGCAGGGGCTCATCTTAAGTTCTCAAAGGAGCACTACCCAGGTCTCCACTTTCATCCTCACAAATACCCACTTAAGAGTAGATGATTACCTCAGAGGagacaataggaaaaaaaacatagtagATGAGCTTCTCTATTGGCTTACCAAAACAGGCTCCTTGGGCCCGGGCAGCAGGTGGCTCCAGAAGGGTGTGGCTTTGGCATCAGAACTATTGGCAGCAGGAGGGTGGCCCAGGGTTCCCCGGCGCCTCCGAGGGGCTGGCCCCTCATCCTCAGAGCTGACATCTGGGGCTTCTCCAGCAGGAAGCAGCCTTCGCTTGGTGGGGCAGGGGCCTGGAGGTCCAGGGCCAGGGGGTGTGTGCTCGGGACTGTGCCCATTGGCAGTGCCAGGGGACTCCCTAGGCCAGGGACTTCCCCCGTTGCCCACCCCAGCCACTGGGCTCTTACCCCCTATTTGTGCAAGACTGTGCAAATCAGTGTCAAGTGTGTGCAGCTGGCCTGGAGGGGCTGGCCCTGGGGACTCCCCCAAGGACCCCTGTCCCCCTGGATCTGGGGAAGCCCAGTCTCTGGTGTGCAAAGTATTGCAGGAAGCATTTGATGGGGGCCAGGAGGGACTCTGGGCCCCTGAAGTCCAAGATGAACTACCTCCCTGTTCCACAACACAGAGGCCACGATGGGAGAAATGCTGGCTGGCCGCACCCAGTCCCAGTCCCAGTCCCTCTGGGCCCAACAGCCCCACAGTAGATGGTTCTTCAGGGGGTAGTCCCTCTctggcccccagcccagggcctctcTTCAGCTCCCGGGGACCCTCAGTGGGCGGGGCCGGTCGCTTCAGGGCCCTGTGAGGCTCAGAGGCACCAGCTGGAGAGGAAAAGATGGATACCTGGTAGACCCCGGGGGATGTCGCCCCCCCTGCTGGGCTGTAGCCCATGAGCAGGCCACCCTGGAGAGCCCCCTGCCTGACTGGAGGCTGTGAAGGGCCAGCCTCTGGCTCTGAGGATGGAGACGGCTCCGCCTGCACGTGGCGCATGAAGCCCCCCCTTGGGTCAGGGGGGCCCCCCCACACGGCCTTTatgctgggcctgggctggggggccTGGGGACATCTGtacaagagaagagaagaaaaggttGGTCAGGGGAATCAGTAAGTCTTCTTTCCAGCTAAGTTTCAGACCCTCTCCTGGCCTGAAGGGGTGGCCTTGAGGGGTTCTTGGGGGTGAATGTATCTAAATCCCCAGATGGACTAATGGAATATAGAGACCACTATCAGAACTCCGGAGAGGGTGACATGTTTAgctcaggtttctttttttatttttgtttattttttttttttgagacagagtctcactttgctagagtgagtgcgatggcgtcagcctagctcacagcaacctcaaattcctgggctcaagcgatcctcctgcctcagcctcccaagtagctggggctacaggcatgtgccaccatgcccggctaatttttctatatatattagttggccaattaatttctttctatttatggtagagacggggtctcgctcttgctcaggctggtttcaaactcctgaccttgagcaatccgcctgcctcagcctcccagagtgctaagattacaggcgtgagccaccgcgcccggctctttttttatttttattttattatttttcttaaaaatataaatattttatttaaattatttatttttcttatttttttcatcttgaaGACAACAAGTTGTGTCCCATAGCTCAGGTTTCTTATTGGCTTCCCAATTGCTCTACCTGGCACTTACCCCGATGAAGAGGCCTCAAGCCTAGCTGTGTGTCCCCTCTTCCTGACTGATGCCTTCCTCTCCTAGCTTGCAGTCTGTTCCATGCCTGCTGCACTGGCAAGGTGACTGCCACCATTCCgtgcagctcctgggctcagatggACCCTGAGGAGAGAAGAGCAGACATAAGCCAGGATCCCTGGAGCCAATTGTTTAAAGCCCCTCACCAATTGTGGACTAAAAGAGTTTGCCCATGTGAGGGCCTCTTCAGAAACAGAAGGGGCAGATTTGGGATTCAGGGCCCAGAAGGCAGAGTTAGGCTGCCTAAGGAGTCAGAGAGAGTCATGTCTTATCTCAGTGAAATAAGGATTTAAGAACTGAGTTGAGCCAGCATGACTGCTTATCAGGGCCATCATCTTGGGGAGAAAATATCCCCAAGAGCCAGGAGACCATGTAGACTGAGAGGTGGCCAAGGCAACAAGTCATCTCTCTTACTCAAGGCCACCACATTGCACAATTCCTTCCCATACGCCTGTCTCCAAAGAGACAAGTGCCACCCTAGAGCACTAAGGGCAGAGAGGTCTTACAACAGTCACACCCCATCAGCTCTCCTCAGAGGTATAAACCTCAGGTCAGCTCAAAGCTGGCCCTTCAGCTCAAAGCTGAACTACCAATTGGCTCCAGCAGTCTCTCTTTAACAACAAGCAACAAATCCAACTAAAAACaagtgtgggggggaggggcactgcCAGAAGGCACTTTCCAGGGCCTACCCCTCCCCCACAGGCTCTGCAAACTAGAGATAAGGCAGCAGCAGTCAGTCAGCTGGAAGCAACTAGGAGTACCTCTCCACGCACCTCCCCCAGTGCTCACACAACCAACACCCAAAAACCCAAACCACTGCTTTTCGGTCTGGGCACAAGATAATCTTCACTGACTACTCCACCCTCAGGAGCCCACAGTAGGGTAAGGGGAATGTCAAGTTAAATGCTAACTGCCCCCACAGACAGTAAGTAGACTGTGTTGCCTGCCATCCACAATGTCCTTTCCCCTTTGAGGAGTGCCCCTTGTATGCCTACCCAAGCCCTACTGTTATTCCTTGGTTAGGCCAAATGCCATCCCCTCCAGAAAGTCAGCTCTGTCCACCCCAGACCATAAACACCTCTCCCTCCTATGAGACTTCACCTATGACAGTGCCACTATCTCCTGTAATCCAGTGACAGTTCTGCTTGCTCCTGTGAGTAAGGCATCTTCTAGTCTCACCATAGGTTCCTGAGGAAAGGTCCCCTGCCTCTACCCAACTCCCAGCACAGGGGTAAACAGGGCTCCAAAAAGGTGGAATGCAAGCCCTGGCGATCTGGGCAGCAGTCCTGACAGTGCAGTGAAAAACTTCCCAcatgagagaagcagagagattaATCTAATCGTACAGGGAGAATCAGCAACgacagaggtgggggtggggggaggcagggagaaagagattTGTACCCAGGGACTGAAAATCTCTCCTACACCAAGTTCCCATCATTGCACCCTACACTTTCCTATTTCACCAAGTTGTCATTAGAATTGAGATCCCTAAGAAAATTTTGGTTCCCTGTGGTGGGTGGGATGACCAGAAAGAGCAGAACACCAATGTCAGTATTGTCAAAAGGTACAACCTGCACTAATCTCtaccccttctcccctccacccaaGCCATACAGATTCAGGAAGGGCTTTTTCCTTAGCACCCCCGATTCCAGGTCATCCCATTTGCCCTATTGAGCCCTTGCCCTGGGGAAGCCAGGTGATGACATGATGCTCTACTTGACCCCTGCATGCCTGGCATCTGCTCATTAATCCCAGAGCTCTCTCAGTTCCCACCCTGTCAAACAGACGCTCTAAGACTCACTCCTCTGCCACTCAGCCAGTCTGGCTCTAGACCATGGCTTCAAGCTGACTCATGGGGCAGGAttgcaggggaggggggcagggtaGGCCAAACCTCACCCTTCGTGCAGGGGGTGGGCAGCAGCTGGCATCAAACAGCTGTGCCAGGCTGTGGCTGGCAAGGACTACAGCTCCCAACATGCCAAGGGAGCAAGGCTAGCAAAAACAACAAGTCCCAGAATACGTCTGTACCCTCAGACACCTGCTAGGCCTGGAAGGTGGGTGAGGTGGGTGTTGGTATAGATAGGAGCTCTCAGGCTCATTCTCCTCTTGCCTTCAGTATTAAAGATAACAATTTCTACCCTGATCAAGGAGGGTGACAGGAAGGAGAATTCCTATCCATGTGCTTTCCCCCCTCATCCTGTGCAGCAAGAACTGCTACCAGCTGCTCTACATTTCGTCTCCACACACGTCCACACAAGGTAGGGGGGCTGTTACCACGGACCACCAGGACCACCACCGTAGGGAGGAAGGTCAACCTCTGCTCTCGGCTCTCTCACTAATCCCTTGGACTTAGCCTAGAGCCCTCCACCGTCAGTGAAGAGGGAGCAGACCTAAGCAGTCCTTCTGAACTAAGCCCCGCAGACTCACCGACTCCTGGACTCCTTGTTCTGGACGATCCCCTATGCCCTCCTTAGCCTTCCAGGTCCTTTTTCACTCCTCTCCACTGCCTGGGGCAGGCCCCATACCCTACTGGAGCTTCCGAGATTTCCTCTTTCCCCTTAGCACACACTCACCCCACTCCCAAATTGGCTCCGCTGCGGTGGCCGCTGCTCCAGGCCCTTCCGTCTCGTCCCGGTCCCTCCCCTCGGATCCCTGGTCCTCCCTGCCTCGGGCCCCCAACCCAGACAAAGGGTGGCTCAGGCTGAGCCCTGTTCTGCTAGACTCTTCTCTGTTCAGCTTCGTGTGCAATACTAGCGGGCCCTAGCGCCTGCAGCCCCCCAGCCGCTGCCGCGCCCCTCCCTGCGACGGTCCCTCCCCGGGGCCGCCCCGGCTCCGAGCAGCCGACTCCGCTGCCCCTCTGACTCACAGGCCATTTCCTACCAGCTGAtggggccgcccgccccgcccagctccccaccacccccgCCGCGGCAGCCACGTCCGCCACGCCCCCTAAGGCCACGCCCTCCCGGTAAGCGACCGTGCTCATTGGTCCATACGAGGCCAGCCTCCCCGCGACCTAAAGTGTGAGGCACGCCCCCTCCAAGAGATGCCCGCCTATTGGCCCACAAGGGGGCAGGCCTACCCAAGGTCGCCCCGCCCGTCTCCTTAACCCTTCATCTGCCAGTCCAAAGCAACATTATGCCCTGCCATTTAACCCTTTTAAAGGGGTAGGCCTCCCATTTCTCACCCTACCTCTACCGCCCTGCCACACTCCAGTAATAGGAATAGGCTGAGTAAGAGGAAGCTCCAGGGCTTTCAGAGACACAATTCAACAACCTCCAAAGTCAGCCTGCTCTTCCTCTATCAGACCCCAGATCCTAAATATCCCCACTCCTATTCATCTCTCCCCACCTTCCCAACCAAAGCTCCAGAGCCAGAGGACTGTTGGCACCCAGGAAGCTTGCTTCATGCCAGAGCAGAAGAAAAAGTCCTGCAGTCGGACCCTCTTTTACTCTATAATTGATGCTCTTTTACATTTGTTAGAGGGGACGCAAGGGCTCCTGAGACagggaaacattttaatt from Microcebus murinus isolate Inina chromosome 12, M.murinus_Inina_mat1.0, whole genome shotgun sequence includes the following:
- the ATOSB gene encoding atos homolog protein B isoform X2, with translation MRHVQAEPSPSSEPEAGPSQPPVRQGALQGGLLMGYSPAGGATSPGVYQVSIFSSPAGASEPHRALKRPAPPTEGPRELKRGPGLGAREGLPPEEPSTVGLLGPEGLGLGLGAASQHFSHRGLCVVEQGGSSSWTSGAQSPSWPPSNASCNTLHTRDWASPDPGGQGSLGESPGPAPPGQLHTLDTDLHSLAQIGGKSPVAGVGNGGSPWPRESPGTANGHSPEHTPPGPGPPGPCPTKRRLLPAGEAPDVSSEDEGPAPRRRRGTLGHPPAANSSDAKATPFWSHLLPGPKEPVLDPTDCSPMGRRLKGARRLKLSSLRSLRKGPGLLSLPSASPVPTRAVSRTLLGNFEESLLRGRFAPSGHIEGFTAEIGASGSYCPQHVTLPVTVTFFDVSEQNAPAPFLGVVDLNPLGRKGYSVPKVGTIQVTVVKMFLVTFDFSDMPAAHMTFLRHRLFLVPVGEEGNASPTRRLLCYLLHLRFRSSRSGRLSLHGDIRLLFSRRSLELDTGLPYELQAVTEAPHNPRYSPLP
- the ATOSB gene encoding atos homolog protein B isoform X1, with product MRHVQAEPSPSSEPEAGPSQPPVRQGALQGGLLMGYSPAGGATSPGVYQVSIFSSPAGASEPHRALKRPAPPTEGPRELKRGPGLGAREGLPPEEPSTVGLLGPEGLGLGLGAASQHFSHRGLCVVEQGGSSSWTSGAQSPSWPPSNASCNTLHTRDWASPDPGGQGSLGESPGPAPPGQLHTLDTDLHSLAQIGGKSPVAGVGNGGSPWPRESPGTANGHSPEHTPPGPGPPGPCPTKRRLLPAGEAPDVSSEDEGPAPRRRRGTLGHPPAANSSDAKATPFWSHLLPGPKEPVLDPTDCSPMGRRLKGARRLKLSSLRSLRKGPGLLSLPSASPVPTRAVSRTLLGNFEESLLRGRFAPSGHIEGFTAEIGASGSYCPQHVTLPVTVTFFDVSEQNAPAPFLGVVDLNPLGRKGYSVPKVGTIQVTLFNPNQTVVKMFLVTFDFSDMPAAHMTFLRHRLFLVPVGEEGNASPTRRLLCYLLHLRFRSSRSGRLSLHGDIRLLFSRRSLELDTGLPYELQAVTEAPHNPRYSPLP
- the ATOSB gene encoding atos homolog protein B isoform X3 encodes the protein MRHVQAEPSPSSEPEAGPSQPPVRQGALQGGLLMGYSPAGGATSPGVYQVSIFSSPAGASEPHRALKRPAPPTEGPRELKRGPGLGAREGLPPEEPSTVGLLGPEGLGLGLGAASQHFSHRGLCVVEQGGSSSWTSGAQSPSWPPSNASCNTLHTRDWASPDPGGQGSLGESPGPAPPGQLHTLDTDLHSLAQIGGKSPVAGVGNGGSPWPRESPGTANGHSPEHTPPGPGPPGPCPTKRRLLPAGEAPDVSSEDEGPAPRRRRGTLGHPPAANSSDAKATPFWSHLLPGPKEPVLDPTDCSPMGRRLKGARRLKLSSLRSLRKGPGLLSLPSASPVPTRAVSRTLLGNFEESLLRGRFAPSGHIEGFTAEIGASGSYCPQHVTLPVTVTFFDVSEQNAPAPFLTVVKMFLVTFDFSDMPAAHMTFLRHRLFLVPVGEEGNASPTRRLLCYLLHLRFRSSRSGRLSLHGDIRLLFSRRSLELDTGLPYELQAVTEAPHNPRYSPLP